A stretch of Roseovarius sp. M141 DNA encodes these proteins:
- a CDS encoding PIG-L deacetylase family protein: protein MNIAHSLLLPDVFEGREKLVVLAPHPDDESLGCGALLARAFTGAGAHVICLTDGSASHPGSTEWTSQRMAARRRAEMIEAIECLGGSARDLTWLGMTDSGLYQADTNAVAVDLEQIIADFGARHIFAPAAEDHHEDHQATARFASELRTRRPDWSFYSYPLWCRWDDPDFRQTTARHAPIYLSSGDLRERKRTAINAHQTQLGQIITDDATGFALSAGFVEKFVTEDEIFWRMP, encoded by the coding sequence GTGAATATCGCGCACAGCCTTCTGTTGCCGGACGTGTTTGAGGGCAGGGAAAAGCTCGTTGTGCTGGCCCCGCATCCTGACGATGAATCCCTCGGCTGCGGCGCTCTGCTGGCGCGGGCCTTCACGGGCGCGGGCGCGCATGTCATCTGCCTGACTGACGGAAGTGCGAGCCACCCGGGTTCGACCGAATGGACGTCGCAGCGGATGGCGGCCCGGCGACGCGCGGAAATGATCGAGGCGATTGAGTGCCTCGGCGGATCCGCGCGCGATCTGACCTGGCTGGGCATGACGGACAGCGGTCTTTACCAGGCCGATACCAACGCCGTCGCGGTCGACCTTGAACAAATTATTGCGGATTTCGGCGCGCGGCACATCTTTGCGCCAGCCGCCGAAGACCACCATGAAGATCATCAGGCGACGGCTCGGTTCGCCAGCGAGTTGCGCACCCGCCGCCCGGACTGGTCATTCTACAGTTATCCCCTGTGGTGTCGCTGGGACGACCCCGATTTCCGGCAGACCACCGCCCGACATGCACCGATATATCTGTCTTCGGGTGATCTGCGGGAGAGAAAACGGACAGCGATCAACGCGCATCAAACACAACTGGGGCAGATCATCACCGACGATGCTACGGGCTTCGCTCTGTCGGCGGGGTTCGTCGAGAAATTCGTCACTGAAGACGAGATCTTCTGGAGGATGCCTTAA
- a CDS encoding acyl-CoA dehydrogenase, with amino-acid sequence MTAPKSLCVVSQPPNADQRVPVRISRELRAIAADEERGYRSIACSIDLLRQAGYLTDDGAFDPARTARALMQVGAANLSVGRLWEGHINALHLIRLYGTGDLKTSMNRRIEKGALLGVWGADAEVPVTLDAFDTHLNGRKNFTSGLETVTHAIVTVNSGRDVRLALIDVTDTARADPSTWDMQGMQATASGAYDFTGLSADRIEWVGSPGDYLKEPRFVGGVWRIAALQAGAAAGLLDMAATELRTAGRMNAEAQQSRLISVLMRVWAGMALTERAADATIDREIAPEDIVATSIAARLFTEEVGLDAIRAVEQSIGLRHFEAGSETGRMARDLAVYLRQAARDAFLQRAARTAVGEDGRIWGVFG; translated from the coding sequence ATGACAGCACCGAAATCCCTTTGCGTCGTGTCGCAGCCGCCAAATGCTGATCAGCGGGTGCCTGTCCGGATATCGCGAGAGTTGCGGGCGATCGCCGCAGATGAAGAACGCGGCTACCGCTCAATTGCCTGCTCGATCGACCTGTTGCGGCAGGCAGGTTACCTGACCGACGACGGCGCATTCGATCCCGCCCGGACCGCACGGGCATTGATGCAAGTCGGGGCAGCAAACCTCAGCGTCGGACGCCTGTGGGAGGGGCATATCAACGCGCTGCATCTGATCCGGCTCTATGGCACAGGCGACCTGAAAACGTCCATGAACCGTCGAATTGAAAAGGGCGCCCTGCTCGGGGTCTGGGGGGCGGACGCCGAGGTGCCGGTCACGCTGGATGCATTCGATACCCACTTGAACGGGCGCAAGAATTTCACCTCGGGGCTGGAGACCGTGACCCATGCCATCGTTACCGTAAATTCAGGGCGCGATGTGCGATTGGCGCTGATCGATGTGACGGACACCGCTCGCGCGGACCCATCGACGTGGGACATGCAGGGCATGCAGGCGACAGCATCGGGGGCCTACGATTTCACGGGCCTGTCTGCGGACAGGATCGAGTGGGTTGGCAGCCCCGGCGACTATTTGAAAGAGCCGCGTTTCGTTGGTGGCGTCTGGCGGATCGCCGCATTGCAAGCCGGTGCTGCGGCAGGATTGCTGGACATGGCCGCAACCGAGCTCCGCACTGCGGGACGAATGAACGCGGAGGCCCAGCAGTCACGTCTTATCAGTGTGCTGATGCGGGTCTGGGCTGGAATGGCACTGACCGAGCGTGCGGCCGACGCCACGATCGATCGGGAAATCGCGCCGGAAGATATCGTGGCCACGTCGATCGCGGCGCGGCTCTTCACCGAAGAGGTTGGCCTCGACGCCATTCGCGCTGTCGAACAGAGCATTGGCCTGCGGCATTTCGAGGCCGGTTCCGAGACCGGACGCATGGCGCGCGATCTTGCGGTCTATCTGCGGCAGGCTGCGCGTGATGCGTTCCTGCAACGGGCGGCGCGGACTGCCGTTGGAGAAGACGGTCGCATCTGGGGAGTATTCGGGTGA
- a CDS encoding glycosyltransferase gives MRQETGRAPVAIIDPCSAAGYDLRGLGTGGLGGTEATVLRVATALGPQFAITHFQNGRRHRHLSGAGQLRPLQDLDDAENPAALIVINRWKVAIKLCKQYPDTPIFLWLHVYPGRHNRKMGAALKAAGITVICVSKTHARELEAFLGTEDAPRIRVIYNPLDDTLQPDDTARNPDRLLFASSPHKGLAEVFGQFAALRRDLPSLTLAIADPGYLRWDTGPVPEGVIFLGSLSHAALIRQMRRALCLFYPQTSFAETFGLVLAEANAVGTPVLVHAELGANAEIVADADQQVDGHDPAQVLARIRAWRRSPSQVTANPDFRMSAVTQQWAHLLQRTEATQMQLRMV, from the coding sequence ATGCGGCAAGAGACCGGGCGCGCGCCCGTGGCGATTATCGATCCGTGCAGCGCTGCGGGTTACGATCTGCGCGGTCTCGGGACCGGCGGGCTTGGAGGCACCGAAGCGACGGTACTGCGTGTGGCGACCGCGCTTGGCCCGCAGTTCGCGATCACCCACTTTCAGAACGGTCGCAGACATCGGCATTTATCCGGCGCCGGACAGTTACGCCCCCTGCAAGACCTTGACGATGCGGAAAACCCCGCCGCCTTGATCGTCATCAACCGCTGGAAAGTGGCGATTAAACTGTGCAAGCAATACCCGGACACCCCGATTTTCCTCTGGCTGCATGTCTATCCGGGCCGTCACAACCGCAAGATGGGCGCGGCGCTGAAAGCAGCCGGTATTACCGTCATCTGCGTTTCCAAGACACATGCGAGAGAACTCGAAGCTTTTCTCGGGACGGAGGATGCACCGCGTATCCGCGTAATCTACAATCCGCTCGACGACACTTTGCAACCCGACGACACGGCCCGCAATCCCGACAGGCTGCTTTTCGCCAGTTCGCCCCACAAGGGGCTGGCCGAGGTGTTCGGCCAGTTTGCTGCCCTGCGCCGCGATCTTCCGAGCCTGACCCTCGCAATCGCCGATCCCGGCTATCTGCGGTGGGACACGGGGCCGGTGCCCGAGGGGGTGATATTTCTGGGCTCGCTGTCTCATGCCGCCTTGATCCGGCAGATGCGCCGCGCGCTATGCCTGTTCTATCCGCAGACTAGTTTTGCCGAGACTTTTGGTCTGGTCCTGGCCGAGGCCAATGCGGTCGGCACTCCCGTTCTGGTGCATGCGGAGCTGGGTGCGAACGCGGAAATTGTTGCGGATGCGGATCAGCAGGTGGACGGGCACGACCCGGCGCAAGTCCTCGCCCGCATCCGCGCTTGGCGTCGGTCGCCGTCGCAGGTCACGGCCAATCCTGATTTCCGGATGAGCGCAGTTACGCAGCAGTGGGCGCATCTCCTCCAGCGCACCGAGGCGACCCAGATGCAGTTGAGAATGGTGTAG
- a CDS encoding glycosyltransferase family 2 protein: MRSDPLAPLVDIIIPTYNRAHLIAGAIRAALEQSWWNNRVTVIDDASTDATEVAVRPFLSDARFNYIRLSGNLGTANAKNAGLLLTDGEAVTFHDSDDIPHRDKVLHQVRALTAQDIGADECLNWRLAGKEAGQRLEVSAVLTHHELVLPDGRRVKIRRDISLLDDVFPNLQMGARVPGEWTHINSGLFCTDVFRRLGGFEDCIEEDREFRNRLILNGEIIWIVPELLLTKIETPDSLTQSAVSDYDSARRKADRQLVWKKVEAWRQSGTVNPVPVDIPNLGVSFVSCPDLLLRRDIPTVPDTSAQVDSILSSRSAAQVAAQ, from the coding sequence ATGAGATCCGATCCGCTTGCTCCCCTGGTCGACATTATCATCCCGACCTATAATCGCGCGCATCTGATCGCCGGGGCCATCCGCGCCGCGCTCGAGCAAAGCTGGTGGAACAACCGTGTCACCGTGATCGACGACGCCAGCACCGACGCCACCGAAGTCGCGGTGCGGCCTTTCCTTTCCGACGCGCGCTTCAACTATATCCGGCTGTCGGGCAACCTCGGCACGGCAAATGCCAAGAATGCAGGCCTCCTGCTGACCGATGGTGAGGCCGTCACCTTTCACGACTCCGACGACATTCCGCATCGCGACAAGGTTCTCCATCAGGTGCGCGCTCTGACCGCGCAGGACATCGGTGCCGATGAGTGCCTGAACTGGCGCCTGGCGGGCAAGGAAGCGGGCCAGAGGCTGGAGGTCAGCGCTGTGCTCACCCATCACGAACTGGTCCTGCCGGACGGGCGCCGCGTTAAAATACGCCGCGACATTTCCCTGCTGGACGACGTGTTTCCGAACCTTCAGATGGGCGCCCGTGTGCCCGGCGAGTGGACGCATATCAACTCCGGCCTTTTCTGCACCGATGTGTTCCGCCGCCTCGGCGGCTTCGAGGATTGCATCGAGGAGGATCGCGAATTTCGCAACCGGCTGATCCTGAACGGAGAAATCATTTGGATCGTGCCGGAACTGCTGCTGACCAAAATCGAAACCCCCGACAGCCTGACGCAATCGGCGGTCTCGGATTACGACAGCGCCCGGCGCAAGGCGGACCGGCAACTGGTCTGGAAGAAGGTTGAGGCCTGGCGGCAGAGCGGCACGGTAAACCCAGTGCCGGTGGATATCCCAAACCTTGGCGTGAGCTTCGTCAGCTGCCCCGATCTGCTGCTGCGGCGCGACATTCCGACCGTGCCCGATACATCGGCGCAGGTCGACAGCATCCTGTCGTCACGTTCGGCCGCACAGGTGGCCGCACAATGA
- a CDS encoding glycosyltransferase family 2 protein, translating to MKLWPFVVCIMLILAAIVPGVGIVICAMVLVIQITLIGIRPIIACLPARLTRGQRNVATPRFSIHVATHSEPPDMVIYTLRTLLDQDWSGNGYEIIVMDNNTTDPALWKPVERFCAAYPDRITFLHWMGVSGAKAGALNIALEHTGADATHIVTVDADYVVHRDFLSRATEALHRTGADYVQFPQSYIATTTTAPGIDAELEEYFRTNAAVADEAEAVLLTGTLCVISKPALSAAGGWSGATTTEDAELGVRLCHAGFTGRFINQVVGKGLLPLSLRDLEKQRYRWCSGNVQTLLRHGSKILTPTGNFNLHKRLVILSQLTAWFSLSLVPFALLTVWLLTGQGHTVAITLAAGAIALNLCDITIRVVARGLRDRLALPVVLHALACRIALAPQSAKATFDALTGSRLKFVVTDKSGDKAHAADFLSGCHLMIFITSVLLLIGVQPGDPLILAALLTLLLPLPAALLTDRSLRAYRKAIVPPMTEVIT from the coding sequence ATGAAACTTTGGCCTTTCGTAGTCTGTATCATGCTGATTCTGGCAGCTATCGTTCCGGGTGTCGGCATAGTCATTTGCGCGATGGTCCTTGTCATTCAGATCACCTTGATAGGAATTCGGCCGATTATCGCGTGTCTCCCCGCGCGACTAACTAGAGGTCAGCGGAATGTCGCCACTCCCCGATTTTCGATCCATGTAGCGACCCATTCGGAACCGCCCGACATGGTAATCTACACCCTGCGCACCTTGCTGGATCAGGATTGGTCCGGGAATGGCTACGAGATCATCGTGATGGACAACAACACAACCGATCCGGCACTGTGGAAGCCGGTCGAAAGGTTCTGCGCGGCCTATCCTGACCGCATCACATTTCTTCACTGGATGGGCGTCAGCGGCGCAAAGGCGGGCGCGCTCAACATTGCACTGGAGCATACTGGCGCGGACGCGACCCATATAGTCACCGTCGATGCGGATTATGTCGTCCACCGCGATTTCCTGAGCCGCGCCACGGAAGCGTTGCACCGGACCGGGGCGGATTACGTGCAGTTTCCGCAATCCTATATTGCCACGACCACCACCGCACCGGGAATAGATGCCGAACTCGAGGAGTATTTCCGCACCAATGCCGCCGTCGCCGACGAGGCCGAGGCAGTGCTGCTGACCGGCACGCTCTGCGTGATCTCGAAACCGGCGCTCAGCGCCGCAGGCGGTTGGTCCGGTGCCACCACGACCGAGGATGCGGAACTGGGCGTGCGGCTTTGCCATGCTGGCTTCACCGGGCGTTTCATCAACCAAGTCGTGGGAAAGGGCTTGCTGCCGCTGTCTCTGCGGGATCTCGAGAAACAGCGATATCGCTGGTGCAGCGGCAACGTCCAGACCCTGCTGAGACACGGGTCGAAGATCCTCACCCCCACGGGCAATTTCAATCTGCACAAGCGGCTGGTCATCCTGTCGCAATTGACCGCCTGGTTCAGTCTCTCCCTCGTTCCCTTCGCGCTGCTGACGGTATGGCTGCTGACCGGCCAAGGGCACACTGTCGCCATCACGTTGGCAGCTGGAGCTATCGCGCTTAACTTGTGTGACATCACGATACGCGTCGTTGCGCGCGGGCTGCGCGACAGGCTGGCACTTCCTGTCGTTTTGCACGCGTTGGCCTGCCGCATCGCCCTTGCGCCGCAATCGGCCAAGGCGACGTTCGATGCGCTGACAGGCAGCCGCCTGAAATTCGTGGTGACTGATAAATCCGGCGACAAGGCCCATGCGGCCGACTTTCTGTCTGGATGCCACCTGATGATCTTCATCACGTCGGTCTTGCTGCTGATCGGTGTGCAGCCCGGCGACCCGTTGATCCTTGCCGCGCTTCTGACGCTTCTGCTGCCGCTGCCCGCCGCGCTGCTGACCGACAGAAGCTTGCGCGCCTATCGCAAGGCAATTGTCCCACCCATGACGGAGGTCATCACATGA
- a CDS encoding Crp/Fnr family transcriptional regulator — protein MSSTSSCLVTKLSHYVSMSEADRARLATLEKAERNFDAGQEVYQGGDENKDLYVVKHGWAFSYTDLPDGRRQIVKIHHPGDIVGFPDVALKHATTTLRTVEEVCLCPFPKSSLDEILRKSPKLSALLLSIALRDQVVLIDVLRAMGRMSAQERVSYMLLDLIARLRITNQDMTDTIRLPMTQSQIADYLGLTNVYISKTFIRMEEDGYIHRDQNRLRILREDAMIALTDFHDRYADMDTSWFPQD, from the coding sequence ATGTCCAGCACATCCAGTTGCCTCGTCACGAAACTGTCGCATTACGTATCCATGTCCGAGGCGGATCGCGCAAGGCTGGCCACGCTCGAAAAGGCAGAGCGGAATTTCGATGCCGGACAAGAGGTGTATCAGGGGGGCGACGAGAACAAGGACCTCTATGTCGTGAAGCATGGCTGGGCCTTCAGCTATACCGATCTGCCCGATGGCCGCCGCCAGATCGTCAAGATCCATCACCCCGGCGACATCGTCGGCTTTCCCGATGTCGCTCTCAAGCACGCCACGACCACATTGCGCACCGTCGAAGAGGTGTGCCTGTGTCCGTTTCCAAAATCGTCGCTCGACGAAATTCTCAGGAAATCTCCGAAGCTCTCGGCGCTTTTGCTGTCGATTGCACTGCGAGACCAGGTTGTTCTCATTGATGTGTTGCGGGCAATGGGCCGGATGAGCGCGCAGGAACGGGTCAGCTACATGCTGCTGGACCTGATCGCGCGGCTGCGGATCACCAATCAGGATATGACCGATACGATCCGCCTGCCGATGACCCAGAGCCAGATTGCCGATTATCTTGGGCTGACCAATGTATACATCAGCAAGACATTCATCCGCATGGAAGAGGACGGCTACATTCATCGCGATCAGAATCGCCTCCGGATCCTTAGGGAGGATGCGATGATCGCACTCACGGATTTTCACGATCGATATGCCGACATGGATACCTCATGGTTTCCGCAGGACTAG
- a CDS encoding MgtC/SapB family protein — MGALHYVLVAIGSAALMTVTLNFALSGMAEDDAISIDPTRLIQGIVGGIGFLGAGAIMSPSDDGRLKGVRSGAAIWAVGSIGIACGLGFLKEAAFISALIFVVLNIFDWLHIRGNK, encoded by the coding sequence GTGGGGGCACTCCACTATGTTCTGGTGGCGATCGGCTCTGCCGCTTTGATGACGGTAACGCTCAACTTCGCATTGAGCGGCATGGCCGAAGATGATGCCATTTCCATCGATCCCACCCGCCTGATTCAGGGCATTGTTGGCGGTATCGGTTTCCTTGGAGCGGGGGCGATCATGTCGCCCAGCGACGACGGACGACTGAAAGGTGTCCGCAGCGGCGCGGCGATTTGGGCCGTGGGGTCGATCGGCATCGCCTGCGGGCTAGGTTTCCTGAAAGAGGCGGCGTTCATCTCGGCGCTGATCTTCGTAGTTCTCAACATCTTTGACTGGCTTCATATCCGAGGCAACAAATAG
- a CDS encoding IS3 family transposase (programmed frameshift), translating into MAGKRDKPEEIVLKLRQVEVLQGQGSSIADAVRQIGVTQQTYYRWRKEYGGMSRDQLKRLKELEVENTRLRRAVSDLTLDKMILTEAAPGKLLSPSRRRQCIDHVRQTLSVSERRVCRTLGQHRSTQRKVPCGPPDEERLTDDIIALTEEFGRYGYRMITGMLNNSGWHVNHKRVERIWRREGLKVPQKQPKKGRLWLNDGSCVRLRPERPNHVWSYDFVQDRTHDGRVFRTLNIIDEFTKEALVIRVKRKLNSTDVVDALTDLFILRGPPEYIRSDNGAEFIAKKVRAWIGAVGAKTAFIAPGSPWENGYCESFNSRFRDELLNGEVFSTLREAQILIERWRRHYNTIRPHSSLRYRPPAPESILPIDQRPTMH; encoded by the exons ATGGCTGGAAAGAGAGATAAACCCGAAGAGATCGTGCTGAAGCTTCGGCAGGTTGAAGTGTTGCAAGGGCAAGGCAGTTCGATCGCTGATGCGGTTCGCCAGATTGGCGTGACGCAGCAGACCTATTATCGATGGCGCAAAGAATATGGCGGCATGAGCCGTGATCAGCTCAAACGGCTAAAGGAGTTGGAGGTTGAGAATACCCGGCTGAGGCGCGCCGTGTCGGATCTGACGCTGGACAAGATGATCCTGACCGAGGCCGCCC CGGGGAAACTTCTAAGCCCTTCCCGCCGCAGACAGTGCATTGACCATGTGCGGCAAACCCTCAGCGTATCTGAGCGCCGGGTTTGCCGCACATTGGGTCAGCATCGCTCGACACAGCGCAAGGTGCCCTGTGGCCCGCCGGACGAAGAGCGGCTGACCGATGACATCATCGCACTGACAGAAGAGTTTGGACGCTATGGGTATCGCATGATCACCGGGATGCTAAACAACAGCGGCTGGCATGTGAACCATAAAAGGGTCGAACGGATCTGGCGGCGGGAGGGGCTGAAAGTTCCGCAAAAGCAACCCAAGAAGGGACGGCTCTGGCTGAACGACGGATCGTGCGTCCGGCTGCGGCCGGAGCGCCCGAACCATGTTTGGTCTTACGACTTTGTTCAGGATCGGACCCACGACGGGCGGGTTTTCCGCACGCTCAACATCATCGATGAATTCACGAAGGAGGCACTGGTGATCCGTGTCAAACGCAAGCTCAACTCAACCGATGTGGTTGACGCCCTGACCGACCTGTTCATCCTGCGCGGCCCGCCGGAATACATAAGGTCAGACAATGGCGCGGAATTCATCGCCAAGAAGGTGCGCGCCTGGATTGGCGCGGTTGGCGCGAAGACGGCCTTCATCGCACCAGGATCACCTTGGGAGAACGGCTACTGTGAGAGTTTCAATTCCCGGTTTCGGGACGAGCTGCTCAACGGTGAGGTCTTTTCAACACTACGCGAGGCACAGATCCTGATCGAAAGATGGCGTCGCCATTACAACACCATCAGGCCGCACAGCTCCCTTCGATATCGCCCGCCCGCGCCTGAAAGTATTCTGCCGATAGACCAGAGGCCGACCATGCACTAA
- a CDS encoding transposase produces MLETAADPILRARAALRNELAGLEKLVRDHAKSDPICRLMMTMPGVGAIVALTAKSAIDDPERFRSSKDVGPWAGLTQRRKQSGERDVIGQITRTGDAGLRTALYQAATVMLILARG; encoded by the coding sequence ATGCTGGAGACCGCCGCAGACCCGATCCTGAGAGCGCGGGCGGCATTGCGAAACGAATTGGCCGGACTGGAAAAACTGGTCAGAGATCACGCCAAATCCGACCCGATCTGCCGCTTGATGATGACCATGCCCGGCGTCGGCGCGATCGTTGCCCTCACGGCCAAGTCTGCTATCGACGATCCAGAACGTTTCCGCTCCTCGAAGGATGTTGGCCCCTGGGCCGGGTTGACGCAGAGGCGGAAGCAGTCCGGCGAGCGCGATGTCATCGGCCAGATCACGCGGACAGGAGATGCTGGCTTGCGCACCGCGCTCTACCAAGCTGCAACGGTGATGTTGATCCTCGCGCGTGGCTGA
- a CDS encoding transposase: protein MQRTRGYRRWPGEVKARIVAESFQPGAWQHGLAAHQLSDWRRRARRG, encoded by the coding sequence GTGCAGCGGACGCGTGGATATCGGCGCTGGCCGGGTGAGGTGAAGGCGCGGATCGTGGCCGAGAGCTTTCAGCCAGGCGCGTGGCAGCACGGCTTGGCCGCGCATCAGCTTTCGGATTGGCGGCGGCGGGCTCGCCGAGGGTAG
- a CDS encoding site-specific integrase has protein sequence MSKHLHLFKRGNIFYWRRRLPALSTGNRCLQLSLHTSDLRKASIIARKLTSESDRMLHDISQNLLSVADAKAWLSHVIAEELGRIRHGRVVFGADPVGPAEDDRRADWATAQAWKLMAQGGPKAEVTNDVAARLRTEGATEADLYALETHLSMNTQDVMSEARMNRIARGFMELTDLSTRPGNVELLHLRKLLIEGRAAAWAQADSAGLNPEPEIARTLAEHMTEALLSSQKAAYFAQPAAATDQSTPVASAQAQPVAHVDPAPSAVPDVVPSAYDPCIFAVTRRLNAAKTALQSQGSAEGAALSAMEKMRLATATLFVKATDIQDVRHIHKADVARFRDALLKLPKSWGKSRKDEGAPIADIFERARCLPADKVGLSVTTINRHLDMLRQILDRADGEGIEIDPKVQPKKLRLRETVRRRNKRPAFSAEDLALLFQHHIWTGCHSPRFRNKPGKSLLKDGLYWVPLIAAYTGARREEIAALSLGDIREENGISFFNFAENDNRGVKTLAGERRVPVHDRLIALGLLDHVAALRRKKSSDLFPELKPKGHVKGSLKKYGETLYYNWENALNLVFGDDKHGYGMHSFRHYMNDTLARETSVPKIVRLELIGHEGEDTNESVYTKGAAISELHKAINHLPVVESLVERSYAPSPSH, from the coding sequence ATGAGCAAACATCTTCACCTCTTCAAGCGGGGAAACATCTTCTACTGGCGCCGTCGCCTGCCGGCGTTATCCACAGGAAATCGCTGTCTTCAGCTATCTTTGCATACCTCAGATCTGCGAAAAGCGTCTATTATCGCTCGGAAATTAACTTCCGAGAGTGATCGCATGCTGCACGATATTTCACAAAACCTCCTGTCCGTCGCGGATGCCAAGGCCTGGCTCAGCCATGTCATTGCCGAAGAGCTCGGCCGCATCCGGCATGGCCGGGTGGTGTTTGGTGCGGACCCGGTCGGGCCCGCGGAAGACGACCGGCGCGCTGATTGGGCGACAGCGCAGGCATGGAAGCTGATGGCGCAGGGTGGACCTAAGGCAGAAGTGACGAACGATGTTGCTGCGCGCTTGCGCACAGAAGGCGCAACCGAAGCCGACCTTTACGCTCTGGAGACGCACCTGTCCATGAACACGCAGGATGTGATGTCCGAGGCACGGATGAACCGCATTGCGCGTGGCTTCATGGAATTGACCGATCTCAGCACACGCCCCGGAAATGTCGAACTCCTGCACCTGCGCAAACTTTTGATCGAAGGGCGGGCTGCGGCTTGGGCGCAGGCAGATAGCGCAGGGCTGAACCCCGAGCCAGAGATTGCGCGGACCCTCGCTGAGCATATGACAGAGGCATTGCTGTCTTCTCAGAAGGCCGCGTATTTTGCCCAGCCTGCGGCCGCGACAGACCAGTCAACACCAGTGGCATCTGCGCAAGCTCAGCCAGTCGCACATGTGGATCCGGCCCCTTCCGCGGTGCCTGATGTGGTGCCCTCAGCTTATGATCCCTGCATCTTTGCGGTAACCCGCCGGCTGAACGCCGCGAAGACGGCGCTGCAGAGTCAGGGATCCGCCGAAGGAGCTGCCCTGAGTGCGATGGAAAAGATGCGCCTCGCCACGGCCACGCTATTCGTAAAGGCGACCGACATTCAGGATGTGCGCCACATTCACAAAGCGGATGTCGCGCGCTTTCGAGACGCCCTTCTCAAGCTGCCGAAGAGCTGGGGAAAGAGCCGCAAAGACGAGGGCGCACCGATCGCAGACATCTTTGAGCGCGCTCGCTGCCTGCCGGCCGATAAGGTCGGCCTGTCTGTCACAACGATCAATCGTCATCTTGATATGCTGCGCCAGATCCTTGATCGGGCGGATGGTGAAGGTATCGAAATCGATCCCAAGGTGCAGCCGAAAAAGCTTCGGCTCCGTGAGACGGTGCGCCGCCGCAACAAGCGCCCGGCCTTTTCCGCTGAGGATTTGGCCCTTCTGTTCCAGCACCATATCTGGACGGGGTGCCACAGCCCTCGCTTCCGCAACAAACCGGGAAAGTCGCTCCTGAAGGACGGGCTCTACTGGGTGCCGTTGATCGCTGCCTATACGGGAGCGCGGCGGGAAGAAATTGCGGCCCTTTCTTTGGGAGATATCCGGGAGGAGAACGGTATTTCCTTCTTCAACTTCGCGGAGAACGATAATCGCGGTGTGAAGACGCTCGCAGGTGAGCGGCGGGTGCCTGTGCATGACAGGTTGATCGCGCTCGGCCTTCTCGACCATGTCGCTGCGCTTCGGCGGAAGAAGTCTTCCGATCTTTTCCCAGAGTTGAAGCCGAAGGGGCATGTGAAAGGATCGCTGAAGAAGTACGGCGAAACTCTCTATTATAATTGGGAGAACGCGCTGAATCTGGTCTTCGGCGACGACAAGCATGGCTATGGCATGCATTCCTTCCGTCACTATATGAATGACACGCTGGCGCGGGAAACGTCGGTTCCCAAGATCGTTCGGTTAGAACTTATTGGGCACGAGGGCGAGGATACGAATGAGAGCGTCTACACCAAGGGCGCCGCAATTTCAGAGCTTCACAAGGCGATCAACCACCTTCCGGTGGTCGAGAGCTTGGTTGAAAGATCGTATGCGCCGTCCCCGTCCCATTGA